One Brachybacterium aquaticum genomic region harbors:
- a CDS encoding C2 family cysteine protease: MAPHPQDPGPGTSGPSGPTHRSRPRVRTWRRALRALAPPGRARAAMSGGGGAGATAGGVAATLPARGAESGAADGREGVLHLPPGPRATDLVEDRGPLAPEVLLRPRQGRLGDCWVMAPMLAIHETAPERLRALLQPEDCGIVAVHLPGLDAPIRVDRFLAADDQGRFQYSRRDGANPGWVGVLEKAIAGHVAGDYTFIQRGLARYGFQLLLGERVRTDLRLPSAAQVLAWRAEGRAIAVSTHPLSPRVMTAAGPLPPSHVFAVVGADPRSGHVHLRNPTNPGPVLVLDARSFRRGFLSVDVTAPLR; this comes from the coding sequence ATGGCTCCCCATCCGCAGGACCCCGGTCCTGGCACGTCCGGCCCCTCGGGACCGACCCACCGCTCCCGCCCGCGCGTGCGCACCTGGCGCCGCGCTCTGCGCGCGCTCGCCCCTCCGGGGCGGGCGCGCGCCGCCATGTCCGGGGGCGGCGGGGCCGGTGCGACTGCGGGCGGGGTCGCGGCGACGCTCCCGGCACGCGGTGCGGAATCGGGGGCGGCCGACGGGCGGGAGGGCGTCCTGCACCTGCCGCCCGGGCCGCGCGCCACGGACCTCGTGGAGGACCGCGGCCCCCTCGCCCCCGAGGTGCTGCTGCGCCCCCGTCAGGGACGGCTCGGGGACTGCTGGGTGATGGCGCCGATGCTCGCGATCCACGAGACGGCCCCGGAGCGGCTGCGGGCGCTCCTCCAGCCCGAGGACTGCGGCATCGTCGCGGTGCACCTGCCGGGACTGGACGCCCCGATCCGCGTGGACCGCTTCCTAGCGGCCGACGACCAGGGCCGCTTCCAGTACTCCCGCCGTGACGGGGCGAACCCCGGCTGGGTGGGCGTGCTCGAGAAGGCGATCGCCGGGCACGTCGCCGGGGACTACACCTTCATTCAGCGGGGACTCGCCCGCTACGGCTTCCAGCTGCTGCTCGGCGAGCGGGTGCGCACGGACCTGCGCCTGCCGTCGGCTGCGCAGGTCCTCGCCTGGCGGGCCGAGGGACGGGCGATCGCCGTCTCCACCCATCCGCTGAGTCCGCGGGTGATGACCGCCGCCGGTCCCCTGCCGCCGAGTCACGTGTTCGCGGTGGTGGGTGCCGATCCGCGCAGCGGGCACGTGCACCTGCGCAATCCCACGAACCCCGGGCCGGTGCTGGTGCTGGATGCGCGCAGCTTCCGGCGAGGGTTCCTCAGCGTGGACGTGACCGCGCCGCTGCGGTGA
- a CDS encoding pyrophosphate--fructose-6-phosphate 1-phosphotransferase encodes MTVKRVALLTAGGYAPCLSSAVGGLIERYTELVPDVEIIAYKHGYWGLLSGEKIVVDDEVRAKAGLLHNYGGSPIGNSRVKLTNTKNLVERGLIAEGENALEVAANKLKEDGVDVLHTIGGDDTNTTAADLAKYLHENDYDLQVVGLPKTIDNDIVPIRQSLGAKSAAEQTSIFAQNIIAEHGSNPRMLIVHEIMGRACGYLTAQAAEYYQTWHSQQEWLPGIGHSADRWDVHAVFLPELALDIEAEAERLKKVMDETGCVNIFLSEGAGIPEIIAEMQANGQEPEKDPFGHVKIDKINPGQWFAKQFAEKLGAEKVMVQKSGYFSRSAKANPEDLRLIKSMTDFAVQTALEGGSGLIGHDEERGDVLRAVEFERVAGHKAFDISQPWFHAVMERTGQQIVPAEAH; translated from the coding sequence ATGACCGTCAAGCGCGTCGCCCTCCTGACCGCCGGTGGCTATGCCCCGTGCCTCTCCTCCGCCGTGGGCGGTCTCATCGAGCGCTACACCGAGCTGGTGCCGGACGTCGAGATCATCGCCTACAAGCACGGCTACTGGGGCCTCCTCTCCGGCGAGAAGATCGTGGTAGACGACGAGGTGCGCGCCAAGGCGGGCCTGCTGCACAACTACGGCGGCTCCCCCATCGGCAACTCCCGCGTGAAGCTCACCAACACCAAGAACCTGGTCGAGCGCGGCCTCATCGCCGAGGGCGAGAACGCCCTCGAGGTCGCCGCGAACAAGCTCAAGGAGGACGGTGTGGACGTGCTCCACACCATCGGCGGCGACGACACCAACACCACCGCCGCGGACCTCGCGAAGTACCTCCACGAGAACGACTACGACCTGCAGGTCGTCGGTCTGCCCAAGACCATCGACAACGACATCGTGCCGATCCGCCAGTCCCTCGGCGCGAAGTCCGCCGCCGAGCAGACGAGCATCTTCGCGCAGAACATCATCGCCGAGCACGGCTCGAACCCGCGCATGCTCATCGTCCACGAGATCATGGGCCGTGCCTGCGGCTACCTCACCGCGCAGGCGGCCGAGTACTACCAGACCTGGCACTCCCAGCAGGAGTGGCTGCCGGGCATCGGCCACAGCGCCGACCGCTGGGACGTGCACGCCGTGTTCCTGCCCGAGCTGGCCCTGGACATCGAGGCCGAGGCCGAGCGCCTCAAGAAGGTCATGGACGAGACCGGCTGCGTGAACATCTTCCTCTCCGAGGGCGCCGGGATCCCCGAGATCATCGCCGAGATGCAGGCCAACGGCCAGGAGCCCGAGAAGGACCCCTTCGGCCACGTGAAGATCGACAAGATCAACCCCGGCCAGTGGTTCGCCAAGCAGTTCGCCGAGAAGCTCGGCGCCGAGAAGGTCATGGTCCAGAAGTCGGGCTACTTCTCCCGCTCCGCCAAGGCCAACCCCGAGGACCTGCGCCTGATCAAGTCGATGACCGACTTCGCCGTGCAGACCGCCCTCGAGGGCGGCTCGGGCCTGATCGGCCACGACGAGGAGCGCGGTGACGTGCTGCGCGCCGTCGAGTTCGAGCGCGTCGCCGGCCACAAGGCCTTCGACATCTCCCAGCCCTGGTTCCACGCGGTCATGGAGCGCACCGGCCAGCAGATCGTCCCCGCCGAGGCCCACTGA
- the hisN gene encoding histidinol-phosphatase gives MSSRFADDLRLAHVLADAVDQLTTSRFKAQDLEVSTKPDLTEVTDADKAAEQLVRSQLSRSRSRDQVIGEEFGTTGSASRQWVIDPIDGTSNFVRGVPVWGTLIGLIEDGRPVVGLVSAPSLGRRWWGGEDAGAWTGSRLSSATRLQVSSVSSIEEASLSYSSLHGWAERDRLPQMLNLMQRFWRTRAYGDFWSYMLVAEGAVDVACEPDLNLHDMVALVPIVTEAGGRFTSLDGEPGPFGGNAVATNSLLHEEVLEALAARD, from the coding sequence ATGTCCAGCCGCTTCGCCGATGACCTGCGCCTGGCCCACGTGCTCGCCGATGCCGTGGACCAGCTGACCACCTCCCGCTTCAAGGCGCAGGACCTCGAGGTCTCCACCAAGCCCGACCTCACCGAGGTCACCGACGCGGACAAGGCCGCCGAGCAGCTCGTGCGCTCGCAGCTGTCCCGCTCCCGCTCCCGCGACCAGGTGATCGGCGAGGAGTTCGGCACCACCGGCTCCGCCTCCCGCCAGTGGGTCATCGACCCCATCGACGGCACCAGCAACTTCGTGCGCGGCGTACCCGTGTGGGGCACCCTGATCGGCCTGATCGAGGACGGCCGTCCCGTCGTCGGTCTCGTCTCCGCCCCCTCCCTCGGCCGCCGCTGGTGGGGCGGCGAGGACGCGGGCGCCTGGACCGGCTCGCGCCTCAGCAGCGCGACCCGCCTGCAAGTCTCCTCCGTCTCCTCCATCGAGGAGGCGTCGCTGTCCTACTCCTCGCTCCACGGCTGGGCCGAGCGCGACCGCCTCCCCCAGATGCTGAACCTCATGCAGCGCTTCTGGCGCACCCGCGCCTACGGCGACTTCTGGTCCTACATGCTGGTGGCCGAGGGTGCGGTGGACGTGGCCTGCGAGCCCGACCTGAACCTCCACGACATGGTGGCGCTGGTCCCCATCGTCACCGAGGCCGGCGGCCGCTTCACCTCGCTGGACGGTGAGCCCGGCCCCTTCGGCGGCAACGCCGTCGCGACCAACTCGCTGCTGCACGAAGAGGTCCTCGAGGCGCTCGCGGCCCGCGACTGA